From Dehalococcoidia bacterium:
AAGAGTTCTACACCAACGTGCTCGGTCTGACGGTCATGAACAAGCGTCCTGGCGTCATGACGTTCATGAGCGCAGACGAGGGCATGTCACATGAGTTGGCACTGGTGCCCGTCGGAGAGGATGCCCCGGGACCGGAGTCGACGAGGGTTGGTCTCTACCACATGGCATGGGAGATGGGCTCGTTCGAGGATCTTAAGCAGCTCTACACCGTCATCAAGGAGAACAACGTCGAGGTGCTGAACGTCGGCGACCACGGTATTTCTTTAGGCGTCTACTTCTGCGACCCGGACGGCAATGAGATCGAGGCCTACTACGAGATGCCCAAGGACGAGTGGCCGGCCGAGGGCGACCTGTTCGAGGGAGCGTTCCCGGGACAACTAGAGGGCTGACCAGACTCGCTGGAGGTCTGCGTGGGCTTCGAGCAGTTCAGCAAACTTCGAAACCTTGGCGGCCGTGTCCATTCTCGCAGACGTAACTACGTCGTTGAGCAGGGACATGGTCGTCAGTGTGTCAGACTCGACAACTACTACCGGTGTCTCCTCTTCCCGAGCCTCGTAGCTGATGTACTCGATCGGGTCGATGCCCCTGGTGAGCAGAAGGCATGCGACAGAGGCGTTCAGGGCAGACATCTGTATGTCAGGGCGGTCGCCACGTACGACAACGGCGTTGTTGGCGTAGAGCCCAAATCTGAGTTCTCCAGAATCGAGGCTCATGCAGCCAACCTGGAAGTGTTCGACCGGGCGGTTCACGTCCCCTTCTTCGACGACGTAGCGGCCATCCAGGCCCGACCTTATCTGCTCCACTGTGATCGATAGCAGGGCGCGGTCTTCGGGAAGCATCCCGACTAGGTCTATCTCAGCCTCATCGAATGACGGCGCGATGCTCCCGGTACTCTCAGTACTCATGTAGCGGGTGACACCGTTTACGAGCACACCTGCCAAACGGTCACCGGAGGCGTCCTTCCAATCTGTAAGATCAGAGGCGTTCAACCCTCGTCGACCCTGAGTGACAAGTAGGATTTGGGCATCCAGCGCTTCCGCGACTGAGGCCACGTCTGCTGCACCGAACTCGGTTGGCAGTTCCACTATGTTCAGCGACGCCCCATTGTCTCCACTCGACATGTCTGTTGCGAGCGCAGAGAGGTCGCCGGTTGATGGGCCGTCGCTCCCGCTTGATCTAGGCCAACCTTCAAGTTCTGGGTTCGAAAGTTGGGCGATCACCTCAGAATCAGGGTCACCTTCCGCGACTGAGAAGGGCTTGTACACGTTTGCCGTACGTCCAGAACGCCTCGCGAGCGTCGCAAGCGCCAGAGATACAGATGTCTTCCCGGCGCCAGCACTATCAGACGCTACGAGTAGGACAGCCATTCTTAACTCCTGATATGAACGTTATGGCGAATTTTCCGTTGGATGCGGAACTGTGCTAGAGACCTGCCCGATTATACTTGCGGCTCGCGGTCAGTGGCTAGTGGCACCGAACTTGGTGAGGTCGTACGCCGCTGGTGCAGCTCTACGTTCTCTTCTTGAGGGGCCGGTCAGCTATAATTGGGTACTGTGAAAAACGTTCTCAACATTGGACTACTGACTGTCCTAACACTTGCTGCCGCACTCTCTACTGCGTGTTTGACTGTCAGCGAGGCAGGAGTCCCTGACATCGAACAGCGGGCCACCGCGTTGAACAAGAGCATCATGTGTCCAGTCTGTCCCGGCGAGTCGATAGACCAGAGCCAGAATTCGCTGTCCATCCAGATGCGCTCGATCGTCCGGGACAAGCTTGGTGAGGGTTGGACGGACAGGCAGATCAAGGACTTCCTGGTGGAGAGATACGGTCCGAGTGTCCTGATGGAACCTCCGACCTCCGGGTTCAATCTTGCGGCCTGGGTAGTCCCTCCGGTTGCATTTGCGCTCGCAATCGCCGCACTGCTGCTGACACTGAAGTGGATGAGAATGAGCGCCGAGGCTGAACGCCAAGCGGAAGAGGACAACGCCAGGGACCGAGGAGACTACGTCTCCAGGATTGAAGACGCTCTGAATTCAGGGGACTCAAGCGAGGCGACATCTGAACGCCGTGCCGATGGTCTACCAGGAAGGAATTCACAACAGTGATCGTAGAAGCCGGCCAGATCGCCCTCGTTCTCGCGTTAATGGCGTCGGTGTACGCCGCAGCGGCATCGATCATCGGCGTATCGAGGCGCTCTTCCGAGCTGCTCGTCAGCGGGAGGTACGCGCTGTACAGTGTGTTGCCTCTGCTTCTCGTGGCCACGGCGGCGCTCGTTTACGCCTTTGTGACCAACGACTTCTCGGTAAAGTACGTTGCTGAAAACAGCAACCTGGCGATGCCGCAGGCGTACACATGGGTCGCGTTCTACGCTGGGAACTCCGGGTCGATGCTGTACATCGCGGTCGTGTTCTCGCTCATGGCGGTCATTGCCGTTGCAGGCATTCGCAAGGCGCTGCCATACACGTCCCCATATGCCACTGGCATCATGTCGCTGGTGCTCGCGTTCCTGCTTGGGGTCATGGTGTTCCTGGCCAACCCCCTTGCGAGACTGGCAATCGTTCCCCTCGATGGTCAGGGGATCAACCCGCTGCTCGTCCACTTTGGGATGTTCATACACCCTCCGTTGCAGATGGCTGGCCTTGTATCGGTAGCGATTCCGTTTTCGATTGCTATTGGGGCGCTATTAGCAAACAGGGGAGGAAACGACGAGTGGGTGGACCAGGGGCGACTGTGGGGTATGGTCTCCTGGGTGATACTAACGGTCGGGCTCATGCTGGGCTCGTGGTGGGCATACACGATCCTCGGCTGGGGAGGGTACTGGGCATGGGACCCGGTCGAAAACTCCGCGCTGATGCCGTGGCTTGCCATGACAGCGTTCGTTCACTCCATCATGGTGCAGAAGCGCAGGGGCATGTTCCGAATGTGGAACATGATAATCATCATTGTAGGCTTCACGATGGCGCAGATGGGAATGTTCATCAACCGCGGGGGTCCCGTGCCGTCAGTGCATTCGTTCGCGCAGTCGACGATGGGCTGGGTGTTCCTGGCGTTCATGATCGTCACCCTGGTCGGCGCGGTGGCGGTGTTCATCTGGAAGTCAGATACGCTACGCAGCCGTGGCCAACTTGAGTCGGCGCTGTCCCGCGAGAGCGTTTTCCTGGCGCAAAACGTGCTCTTCCTGACTGTGGCGTTCGTCACTCTTTGGGGAACGATCTTTCCGATTTTCTCTGAAGCGGCTAACGACACCGTTGTCACGGTGGGCCAGCCATTCTTCAACCGGGTGAATGGGCCGGTGCTTTTGCTCATCGTGCTCATGATGGGTCTGGGGCCGCTCCTTCCATGGCGGAGAGCGACAGTCTCTCACGCGCTGAGACTTGTGCGAGTCCCACTTGCCGGAGGGCTGATCACCGGGGCCGTTCTTCTGGCTATCGGCATAACCCGGCCGGTGGCGCTGGTTGCCTTCATGACGTGTGGGCTCGTGGTGACGGGCATTCTCTACGAGTGGCTGCGGGGCACCCTTGCACGCCACAGAGGGGGCGAAGAATACCCGGTCGCATTTGTGCGGTTGCTGTCCGCCAACAGGCCGAGGTACGGCGGGTACATCGTGCACCTCGCGATCATCATGCTGGCTGCGGGGGCGATAGCTTCGTCGTTCTACAGCGTCCAGCGGGACTTCGCGATGACGACTGGCGACTCTGCTACAGTGGGGGACTATAGCTTCACATTCATCGGCACGAGGCACGCGACATTCGCCGACCGCCAGGAGGACTACGCACGATTCGAGGTGTTCAAGGGAGACAGCTATCTTGGAATCATGGAGGCGCTGCGGGCTGAGTACCCGGCCTTCAGGATCGCATCGACGCAGGGCGCGATCCACAGCACGCCGATCGAGGACTTTTACATCGTGCCGTCGGAGTTCGACCGTGAAGGCCCTGCGATCTTTCGAGTACTGATCAATCCGATGGTGTGGTGGATGTGGGCGTCCGGGCCCATCCTGGTGCTGGGGACGCTGTTCGCGCTGTCACCCAGACGTCGGCTGACTCCGGCTGTCGCACCGTCCAGGACCGGCGCTGGCACTGTGAGGGCCTGAGTCGCGTGCTCGTACTGATCGGTCTCCTGCTGGCTATCGTTCCGGCGCTCTTCATCCTCTGGCCCTTCGTGGTTGGTCTTCGTAGGGACGAATTCGACTACGACGAGGGCGCTCCCCAGGCTGACCTCATGAGGCGCTGGGATGCAGCCGTATCAGGCCTTGCGAGCGCAGAACTTGACCACGGTCTTGGCAACATGACGGACAGCGACTACTCGACGGTGAGAGGACGGATGATGTCCGAGGCCGCTTCCGTCATGCGAGACATGGAACTCACTGCGGACGAAGAAGACCTCATGCTCTCGGCGCTGAGGGAAGAGGTCAGAAGTGTCCGGGCGAGGGTCCAGCCACAGCAGGAAGAGCCTGCACTCTGAAACCTGTTTGGGTCTACCCAGAAACTCTCAGTCGGAACTTTCCATCCCTCTGACCAGGTCCATGGTCAGCCCCAGG
This genomic window contains:
- a CDS encoding cytochrome c-type biogenesis protein CcmH, which codes for MGTVKNVLNIGLLTVLTLAAALSTACLTVSEAGVPDIEQRATALNKSIMCPVCPGESIDQSQNSLSIQMRSIVRDKLGEGWTDRQIKDFLVERYGPSVLMEPPTSGFNLAAWVVPPVAFALAIAALLLTLKWMRMSAEAERQAEEDNARDRGDYVSRIEDALNSGDSSEATSERRADGLPGRNSQQ
- a CDS encoding VOC family protein; the encoded protein is MVTPKQLGHLVIKVRDLEKSEEFYTNVLGLTVMNKRPGVMTFMSADEGMSHELALVPVGEDAPGPESTRVGLYHMAWEMGSFEDLKQLYTVIKENNVEVLNVGDHGISLGVYFCDPDGNEIEAYYEMPKDEWPAEGDLFEGAFPGQLEG
- a CDS encoding heme lyase CcmF/NrfE family subunit, coding for MIVEAGQIALVLALMASVYAAAASIIGVSRRSSELLVSGRYALYSVLPLLLVATAALVYAFVTNDFSVKYVAENSNLAMPQAYTWVAFYAGNSGSMLYIAVVFSLMAVIAVAGIRKALPYTSPYATGIMSLVLAFLLGVMVFLANPLARLAIVPLDGQGINPLLVHFGMFIHPPLQMAGLVSVAIPFSIAIGALLANRGGNDEWVDQGRLWGMVSWVILTVGLMLGSWWAYTILGWGGYWAWDPVENSALMPWLAMTAFVHSIMVQKRRGMFRMWNMIIIIVGFTMAQMGMFINRGGPVPSVHSFAQSTMGWVFLAFMIVTLVGAVAVFIWKSDTLRSRGQLESALSRESVFLAQNVLFLTVAFVTLWGTIFPIFSEAANDTVVTVGQPFFNRVNGPVLLLIVLMMGLGPLLPWRRATVSHALRLVRVPLAGGLITGAVLLAIGITRPVALVAFMTCGLVVTGILYEWLRGTLARHRGGEEYPVAFVRLLSANRPRYGGYIVHLAIIMLAAGAIASSFYSVQRDFAMTTGDSATVGDYSFTFIGTRHATFADRQEDYARFEVFKGDSYLGIMEALRAEYPAFRIASTQGAIHSTPIEDFYIVPSEFDREGPAIFRVLINPMVWWMWASGPILVLGTLFALSPRRRLTPAVAPSRTGAGTVRA
- a CDS encoding phosphotransacetylase family protein — protein: MAVLLVASDSAGAGKTSVSLALATLARRSGRTANVYKPFSVAEGDPDSEVIAQLSNPELEGWPRSSGSDGPSTGDLSALATDMSSGDNGASLNIVELPTEFGAADVASVAEALDAQILLVTQGRRGLNASDLTDWKDASGDRLAGVLVNGVTRYMSTESTGSIAPSFDEAEIDLVGMLPEDRALLSITVEQIRSGLDGRYVVEEGDVNRPVEHFQVGCMSLDSGELRFGLYANNAVVVRGDRPDIQMSALNASVACLLLTRGIDPIEYISYEAREEETPVVVVESDTLTTMSLLNDVVTSARMDTAAKVSKFAELLEAHADLQRVWSAL